The following proteins are encoded in a genomic region of Verrucomicrobiaceae bacterium:
- a CDS encoding DUF3800 domain-containing protein: MSETLNFYCDESCHLLNDHQKVMTLGTVWCPMERRREISERLREIKARHGLPPAFEVKWGKVSPAKALFYQDWLDFFLDDDDLHFRAVVVPDKSVLNHDGFGQSHDDWYHKMYFVLLSGLLKPENKHRIYIDLKDTHSARKMKKLHEVLCNNAYDFDRKIIERVQVVASHESELVQLADLLVGAVSYANRGLSGNAGKEQLIARLKKRTNKHLTQTTLLNERKVNLLIWKGGGAGV; the protein is encoded by the coding sequence ATGAGTGAGACGCTGAACTTTTACTGTGATGAAAGCTGCCACCTGCTGAATGATCATCAGAAGGTGATGACGCTGGGAACGGTGTGGTGCCCGATGGAGCGGCGGCGGGAGATCAGCGAGCGGTTGCGTGAGATCAAAGCACGGCATGGGCTACCGCCTGCCTTTGAGGTGAAGTGGGGCAAGGTGTCGCCTGCTAAGGCGCTGTTTTACCAGGACTGGCTGGATTTTTTTCTCGATGACGATGACCTGCACTTCCGTGCCGTGGTGGTGCCGGACAAGAGTGTGCTCAATCACGACGGCTTCGGCCAGTCGCACGATGACTGGTATCACAAGATGTATTTCGTGTTGCTCTCCGGGCTGCTGAAACCGGAGAACAAGCACCGCATCTACATCGACCTGAAAGACACGCACAGCGCCCGGAAGATGAAGAAGCTGCATGAAGTGCTGTGCAACAACGCCTATGACTTTGACCGGAAGATCATCGAGCGGGTGCAGGTGGTGGCCTCCCACGAATCTGAACTGGTGCAACTGGCAGATCTGCTGGTGGGGGCGGTGAGTTACGCGAACCGGGGCCTCTCGGGTAATGCAGGCAAGGAGCAGCTCATCGCCCGGCTGAAGAAGCGGACGAACAAGCACCTGACGCAGACGACGCTGCTCAATGAGAGGAAGGTGAACCTCTTGATTTGGAAAGGGGGCGGGGCGGGCGTATGA
- a CDS encoding AAA family ATPase translates to MKIKSFELAHIKAFKSLKFDLESTSVLIGQNDHGKSSILKAIDIVLNQLPQEALEAGTLHPDLAERLLPVFPVNAKARRITVYYETGGKEKALHITVRSDLTFTVLEEIERNAKTNPQSLAILAKIRAYNKFILIPALRDASSEEFRKLFGRMLREHGLAKMIPQKAGGTPKEYRVLKGIRDKITSEISPYINDALLPEIEKHFGFKTQHKLGLKFDVDVQNVGEWIIDNLRLGFQVGDNEDATLALSEAGSGVQSGVLLALHRLEQKAAVNPDTQFILAVEEPEAFLHPQRQKELYQDILAAQSNNLRVIVTTHSPYIVSETPFTKLGLVKKDGQHASLFVPSVGSQREREMFDAYSDDVNAQLFFAEKVVLVEGESDSRVLKVLLQKKLGNAAHRISVISASGNANFSPFLRMIRAWKEAKIPHLVVTDFDSLTTSTQRALLVGAKAAGYPIAGEATLHSAIDAALDKDEQHFRNAASEAEKQLKGAGLNTFVFTSDLEYALITADNKDAAAKEMTTCGLDDKDYTKGYDLNQLRKAIGSKLLTNSKNDSASLKKPFVHRKIAATIELPKAHSDFGRLIAAIEAL, encoded by the coding sequence ATGAAGATTAAATCATTCGAACTCGCCCACATCAAAGCATTCAAGTCGCTGAAATTTGACCTGGAATCAACCTCTGTCCTGATTGGTCAAAACGATCATGGCAAGTCATCAATCCTGAAGGCAATCGACATTGTTTTGAATCAGCTTCCGCAGGAGGCCCTTGAAGCGGGAACACTCCATCCAGACCTCGCGGAGCGGCTTTTACCGGTGTTTCCGGTAAATGCGAAAGCGCGCCGAATCACGGTCTATTACGAAACAGGAGGTAAGGAAAAGGCGCTGCACATCACAGTCCGCTCAGATTTGACTTTTACAGTGTTGGAGGAAATTGAGCGCAACGCCAAAACGAATCCCCAAAGTCTTGCGATTCTCGCAAAGATACGTGCATATAACAAATTTATTCTGATCCCGGCCCTTCGAGACGCATCATCCGAAGAATTTCGTAAATTGTTTGGACGCATGCTTCGAGAACATGGATTAGCCAAAATGATTCCACAGAAAGCCGGCGGCACTCCAAAAGAGTATCGAGTTCTCAAGGGCATACGCGACAAGATTACAAGTGAGATAAGCCCATACATCAACGATGCGCTACTGCCAGAAATCGAGAAGCACTTCGGATTCAAGACACAGCACAAATTAGGACTGAAGTTTGATGTTGATGTGCAGAATGTTGGAGAGTGGATTATCGACAACCTTCGATTGGGGTTTCAGGTTGGAGATAATGAGGATGCAACGCTTGCCCTCTCGGAGGCGGGTTCAGGTGTTCAAAGTGGCGTGCTTCTTGCGCTACATCGCCTTGAGCAAAAAGCCGCTGTCAATCCAGACACTCAATTCATTCTCGCTGTCGAAGAGCCTGAGGCATTCTTGCATCCGCAGAGGCAGAAGGAACTCTATCAGGACATTTTGGCTGCACAGTCCAACAATCTCCGGGTCATTGTCACAACGCACAGCCCCTACATCGTTTCCGAAACTCCATTCACGAAACTAGGGTTAGTAAAAAAGGATGGGCAGCATGCATCTCTTTTTGTGCCTTCGGTCGGTTCACAAAGGGAGCGAGAGATGTTTGACGCTTACAGCGACGATGTGAACGCGCAGTTGTTCTTTGCAGAGAAAGTTGTTTTGGTTGAAGGGGAATCAGATTCTAGGGTCCTGAAAGTTTTGTTGCAGAAGAAACTTGGGAACGCTGCACATCGAATCTCCGTCATATCCGCATCGGGCAACGCTAACTTCTCCCCGTTTTTGCGCATGATCAGGGCATGGAAGGAGGCAAAGATTCCTCATCTTGTTGTGACTGATTTTGACTCCCTTACAACCAGCACGCAGAGGGCGCTACTGGTCGGAGCGAAAGCGGCAGGATATCCAATTGCTGGCGAGGCTACGCTCCACTCCGCTATCGATGCAGCGCTCGACAAGGATGAGCAACACTTCAGAAATGCTGCGAGCGAAGCTGAGAAGCAGTTGAAGGGCGCTGGCTTAAATACATTCGTTTTCACGTCCGATTTGGAATACGCACTTATTACTGCCGACAATAAAGATGCTGCGGCAAAAGAAATGACTACATGCGGTCTCGATGACAAGGACTACACGAAAGGGTATGACCTTAACCAGTTGCGGAAAGCAATTGGCAGCAAGCTTTTAACGAACAGCAAAAATGACTCAGCTTCGTTAAAGAAGCCTTTCGTTCACCGAAAGATCGCCGCGACCATTGAACTGCCGAAGGCGCACAGTGACTTTGGCCGCCTAATCGCAGCCATCGAGGCGCTCTAA
- a CDS encoding IS1380 family transposase yields the protein MDQTGIREHLRTLDLPQGGSNRAYDPVHIIESFWLSIWTGASRYIHCDWLRQDQTLAAIFGYESLPSQSTYSRFFGKFSQARNTAVFPALQKWFFDQINIGAVTVDFDSTVITREGSQEGSAKGYNPNRKGRNSHHPLIAFISQTRMVANAWLRPGNTAACSNCVEFMRETFDEALAGVKVGLVRADSGFYTNDILSALEERSVPYIIAAKAYANIKNEVYGMKDWVEVCPGIAVKEWRHQCADPKVKARRHIVVRKQTSRRPQAAGKLLFDDMPDYRFSLYVTNLDLPLDQIWNIYNTRADCENRIRELKQDFGLDAFCLQDFWATEASFRFIMVAYNLISLFRHFALNSHNQATLATLRSYCFAIGGWVSQHARKRVLKLSLTRQKRPWMDSIFQHIEARPPPFAYPNA from the coding sequence TTGGACCAGACTGGTATCCGCGAGCACCTCAGGACTTTGGATCTACCGCAAGGAGGCTCTAACCGCGCTTATGATCCGGTTCACATCATCGAGAGCTTTTGGCTTAGCATCTGGACAGGAGCCAGCCGCTACATCCACTGCGACTGGCTGCGCCAAGATCAAACACTCGCCGCCATCTTTGGCTATGAGAGCCTGCCGAGCCAAAGCACTTACAGCCGATTCTTCGGCAAGTTCTCGCAGGCACGCAACACAGCCGTGTTCCCCGCCTTGCAGAAGTGGTTCTTCGATCAGATCAACATCGGTGCAGTGACGGTAGACTTCGACAGCACCGTCATCACACGCGAAGGGAGCCAGGAAGGATCGGCCAAAGGCTACAACCCCAACCGCAAAGGACGCAACTCACACCATCCGCTCATCGCGTTCATCAGCCAAACGCGCATGGTGGCCAACGCTTGGCTGCGCCCCGGCAACACCGCAGCGTGCTCCAACTGCGTGGAGTTCATGCGCGAGACTTTCGATGAAGCACTCGCCGGAGTGAAGGTCGGCCTCGTGCGCGCCGACAGCGGCTTTTACACCAACGACATCCTCAGCGCGCTGGAGGAGCGCAGCGTGCCCTACATCATCGCCGCGAAAGCCTATGCCAACATCAAGAACGAAGTCTATGGCATGAAAGACTGGGTAGAAGTATGCCCCGGCATCGCAGTCAAAGAATGGCGACACCAGTGCGCCGATCCGAAAGTAAAAGCGCGTCGTCACATCGTCGTGCGCAAGCAGACCAGCCGCCGCCCTCAAGCGGCAGGCAAGCTACTCTTCGATGACATGCCCGACTACCGCTTCAGCCTTTACGTGACCAACCTCGACCTACCGCTCGATCAGATCTGGAACATCTACAACACCCGCGCCGACTGCGAGAACAGGATCAGGGAACTCAAGCAGGACTTTGGCCTAGACGCGTTTTGTCTCCAAGACTTCTGGGCCACCGAAGCCTCGTTCCGCTTCATCATGGTAGCCTACAACCTCATAAGTTTGTTCCGGCACTTCGCACTCAACAGCCACAACCAGGCCACCTTAGCGACCCTGAGATCCTATTGCTTTGCAATAGGCGGCTGGGTCAGCCAACACGCTCGCAAACGAGTGCTCAAGCTCTCACTGACCCGCCAAAAGCGCCCCTGGATGGACTCCATCTTCCAACACATCGAAGCTCGCCCACCCCCGTTCGCTTATCCTAATGCATAA
- a CDS encoding immunoglobulin domain-containing protein → MDCPLPAFISAFVRRRIVRPAFVGGLLLLSLATSAFAQIVTQPPAAISGTATGSVTISASAPAASAFQWEKSTDGGSTYTAISGNASATTASLTLTNLQASDAGHYRVVTTPAETSTACVLKVLPRTVVAANGAIRAASQSGAPAVTGAGAVGTTGSVWNNLMQAAPSTTDLSQNLISNAALISDSGTVTDMKVTMNSASATQPVSAQHHAWSNNSNFAPVSAIMDYYTYYWWDATLTLTFTGLAPGRSYDLYGFGTGDGAGQGSKWSFAPVNGGATMSAMADFGSGFTRDVTNPANLGHAYVKITGAATSGGTLTVTVDNATGQNDPFLNGFQLVPVASTAITGQPANALATVGGSASFTVTAPAAVSFQWQSSNDGGTTFDTIDPIATPSATTATLTLTNVQTTSPSLYRVLVTDGGGAVSYSSNASLVVLTTANTTPTPQVNLAFRSPTRGGITVTGAAAIGSSGSVWNNLTGAALSTTLQSQDLLSNAALVSDSGAATGVALTLNAASPTQTINNVVKAWNNGTNFPTVTPIMDYWTYYWWNGTVTLTLTGLRPGASYELYGYGAGDSHNTGSSWTMAPANGGATANCLGDYNNGYSRDVTNPANLGHSYVKLTGTATSTGTLTVVVDNAPGQNDPHFNGFQIQEAAQTTITSQPANTVTTAGAGATISVAAPTAQSYLWQRSTDGGSTWTTIDPATNASSATSSLVLTNSQSGDAGLYRVIVLNAQGGVIISQTAALSVVPNGGSTPDTAFNVAFRASNQSGAPAVTGAAAVGSAGSVWNNIIGAAAAGTPTQALVSNAALVDDAGAATGKTMSLSVTAGSYSVSDALKTGNDSTSFSPSAIMRYYTYYWWNTALTVTINGLTAGRSYDLYGYGAGNNNGQGSKWILDAANGGGSAEAPADYSNGYTRDVTDPANLNHSYVKLSGTASPSGTLTFVVDNATGQNDPFFNGFQVVPQAMPTITAQPPANATATLTGSFSVGVTASGPGTLSYQWQKSTDGGATFANISAAANPSAATATLSIAVVQASDAGTYRVLVSNASGTVVSSNCAVTTSEGLVAPTIQTHPVSTTVLAGATATFTVGASGTSPLTYQWQRSADDGANYSNVGTNSSTLNITGTVVADAGLYRVVITNSVGTLTSNAATLTVNQAPTILTQPVGQIVASGSPFTLTVSASGSPAPTHQWQMSTDGVTFTNVSGATAATLPLTVTAATSGYYRVIATNLVGSVTSSVVYLGAATTQSITFAPGNNATGISIDQQLRLSFPSAPKLGIAGTLTVRDAADNSVVSTINLATLSKITFYAATIPNLAVRNVQGTNFNYMPIAVYGNEVWITLSQRLAYGRTYYVTMDPAVVLDSTNAAFPGVSDPNTWRFSTKVSGPATPTPTTGPTTITVGLDGTGDFATLQGASDWIPQNNTLPRTIRIKPGIYFDCTTFAQNRHFVTMVGDGATRHDVQLVFPYAAFSSNNFPAGTLRVESSDVTVRDLTVDNIIYTAYTPTGTSAYGSNAFTGPINTVATTGSRIVFDNVLIKGGQDTLYTVMGITYFYGCEVWGSVDFIYGAALSVFDNSDIVEIRNTGGPIGAPNTSIAQPHGLVFLNCRFPRALVANGYPYDVNANSTTFERPWGNDGTTAVINCALGTHISTKGWGEWSGRENTCRAREYGSTLIGGGTAATVAQRQTAGAYWLNTIDPDYTSPAMSPTDALLVHPTGSANRVPVTVNPADYTLAAIFGNAYYNLNGWLPSVPTRITTQPISQTVNRSQSVTFSVSATSPFPLSYQWYRDNEAISGATGSSFTLPSAAVTDWGSYSVVIASSAGTVTSSSATLIINDPVALWADANGLNPATTGLSTADPDSDGLTNLLEFAFGMNPSSSSIGTFAISGNTLTQTGLPSVNMGTTITARFIRRKTHATDGLIYTPQFSANLTTWENSATTPTVIASDTTHDVVELPFPPPSKASQHASSASPSPRPRERKATGAPQLRRAHPRAVAKTFAGPEVEHVCPVVKVRRVARHHQPHRRR, encoded by the coding sequence ATGGATTGCCCCCTGCCAGCATTTATCTCTGCGTTCGTCCGTCGTCGCATCGTCCGTCCTGCTTTTGTCGGCGGTCTTTTGCTTCTCAGTCTTGCCACGAGTGCTTTCGCTCAGATCGTCACCCAGCCTCCGGCGGCGATCAGCGGGACTGCGACGGGCAGTGTGACGATCTCGGCTTCGGCGCCGGCAGCTTCGGCGTTTCAGTGGGAGAAGAGCACGGATGGCGGCTCGACCTATACGGCGATCTCGGGCAATGCGAGCGCCACCACGGCCTCGCTCACACTGACCAATCTACAGGCATCGGATGCGGGGCATTATCGGGTAGTGACGACGCCTGCGGAGACGAGCACTGCTTGTGTGCTCAAAGTTTTGCCTCGCACAGTCGTGGCGGCAAATGGCGCGATCCGTGCTGCATCACAAAGCGGTGCGCCTGCGGTGACCGGCGCGGGCGCGGTGGGCACGACGGGCAGTGTTTGGAACAATCTGATGCAGGCGGCTCCATCAACGACGGACCTTTCCCAGAATCTCATCAGCAATGCGGCGCTGATTTCGGACTCGGGCACCGTGACGGACATGAAAGTGACGATGAACTCCGCCTCGGCCACGCAGCCGGTGAGCGCCCAGCACCATGCCTGGAGCAACAACTCGAACTTCGCGCCGGTGTCGGCCATCATGGACTACTACACCTACTACTGGTGGGATGCGACGCTCACGCTGACCTTCACCGGCCTCGCTCCTGGCCGCTCGTATGATCTCTACGGCTTCGGCACGGGCGACGGTGCCGGCCAGGGTAGCAAATGGAGTTTCGCTCCGGTGAATGGCGGGGCGACGATGTCCGCGATGGCCGACTTTGGCAGCGGCTTCACGCGGGACGTGACGAATCCGGCGAACCTCGGCCATGCCTATGTGAAGATCACCGGCGCGGCGACCTCCGGCGGCACGCTCACGGTCACGGTGGACAATGCGACGGGGCAAAATGATCCTTTCCTCAATGGCTTCCAACTCGTGCCGGTGGCCTCGACGGCGATCACGGGCCAGCCTGCGAACGCGCTGGCCACGGTGGGAGGGAGCGCATCCTTCACGGTCACGGCACCGGCGGCGGTCTCGTTCCAGTGGCAGTCTAGCAACGATGGTGGCACGACGTTCGACACGATTGACCCGATTGCCACACCGAGCGCCACCACCGCCACGCTGACGCTCACGAATGTGCAGACCACTTCGCCTTCGCTGTATCGCGTGCTGGTGACGGATGGGGGCGGTGCGGTGAGCTACAGCAGCAATGCCTCGCTAGTGGTGCTGACCACCGCGAATACGACTCCAACGCCCCAAGTGAACCTGGCCTTCCGCTCGCCGACTCGCGGCGGCATCACCGTCACAGGTGCGGCGGCGATTGGCAGCAGCGGCAGTGTTTGGAACAATCTCACCGGCGCGGCGCTCTCCACCACACTCCAGTCACAGGACTTGCTCAGCAATGCGGCGCTCGTCTCCGACTCCGGCGCGGCGACAGGCGTGGCGCTGACGCTCAACGCTGCGTCTCCCACGCAGACGATCAACAACGTGGTCAAGGCATGGAACAACGGCACCAACTTCCCCACCGTGACGCCGATCATGGACTACTGGACCTACTACTGGTGGAACGGGACGGTGACGCTCACGCTCACCGGCCTGCGTCCCGGCGCGAGCTACGAGCTATATGGCTACGGTGCGGGCGACAGTCACAACACAGGCTCCTCCTGGACGATGGCCCCGGCCAATGGCGGTGCCACAGCGAACTGCCTCGGCGATTACAACAATGGCTACTCGCGGGACGTGACCAATCCGGCGAACCTCGGCCACTCCTATGTGAAGCTGACCGGCACCGCCACATCCACGGGCACGCTGACGGTGGTCGTGGACAATGCGCCGGGGCAGAACGATCCGCACTTTAATGGCTTCCAAATCCAGGAGGCCGCGCAGACGACCATCACCAGCCAACCGGCGAACACCGTCACCACCGCAGGCGCGGGCGCTACGATCTCGGTTGCCGCGCCGACTGCGCAGTCCTACCTGTGGCAGCGCAGCACGGATGGCGGCAGCACGTGGACCACGATCGATCCGGCCACGAACGCCTCGTCGGCCACTTCCTCGCTCGTGCTCACGAACAGTCAGAGCGGCGACGCGGGCCTTTACCGCGTCATCGTGCTCAATGCCCAAGGCGGCGTGATCATCAGCCAGACGGCCGCGCTCTCTGTCGTGCCGAACGGTGGCTCCACGCCCGACACGGCGTTCAATGTTGCCTTCCGTGCTTCCAATCAAAGCGGAGCGCCCGCCGTCACTGGCGCGGCTGCGGTCGGCTCAGCGGGCAGCGTTTGGAATAACATCATCGGTGCTGCCGCCGCCGGCACGCCCACGCAGGCGCTCGTGAGCAATGCCGCGCTCGTGGATGACGCTGGAGCGGCCACAGGCAAGACGATGTCCCTCTCTGTGACCGCCGGCTCCTACAGCGTGAGTGACGCGCTGAAGACCGGCAACGACAGCACCTCCTTTTCACCCAGCGCCATCATGCGCTACTACACCTACTACTGGTGGAACACGGCGCTCACGGTCACGATCAACGGCCTGACTGCGGGCCGCAGTTACGACCTCTACGGATACGGTGCAGGTAACAACAACGGCCAGGGCAGCAAGTGGATCCTCGATGCCGCGAACGGCGGAGGCTCGGCTGAAGCTCCAGCGGACTACAGCAATGGTTACACGCGTGATGTGACCGATCCCGCGAACCTCAACCACTCGTATGTGAAACTCAGCGGCACCGCGTCGCCGAGCGGCACGCTGACCTTCGTCGTGGACAATGCCACGGGGCAGAATGATCCCTTCTTCAATGGCTTCCAAGTCGTGCCGCAGGCGATGCCCACCATCACTGCGCAGCCACCGGCGAACGCGACCGCCACACTGACTGGCAGCTTCTCTGTAGGCGTCACGGCCAGCGGTCCTGGCACGCTCAGTTATCAGTGGCAAAAGAGCACCGATGGCGGAGCGACCTTTGCCAACATCAGCGCCGCAGCGAATCCCAGCGCCGCCACCGCCACACTCTCCATCGCCGTCGTTCAGGCCAGTGATGCCGGAACGTATCGCGTGCTTGTTAGCAACGCCTCCGGCACCGTGGTCAGCAGCAACTGCGCCGTCACCACCAGCGAGGGACTGGTGGCGCCGACCATCCAGACGCATCCCGTCAGCACCACAGTCCTCGCTGGAGCCACAGCCACCTTCACCGTGGGCGCCAGCGGCACCTCTCCGCTCACCTATCAATGGCAGAGGAGCGCGGATGACGGCGCGAACTACAGCAACGTCGGCACCAATAGCAGCACCCTCAACATCACCGGCACCGTCGTGGCAGACGCAGGGCTCTATCGCGTCGTCATCACCAACTCCGTCGGCACGCTCACCAGCAACGCCGCCACGCTCACGGTCAATCAGGCCCCGACCATCCTCACGCAGCCGGTGGGACAGATCGTGGCCTCGGGCTCGCCTTTCACCCTCACCGTCTCCGCCTCCGGCTCGCCCGCTCCCACACACCAATGGCAGATGAGCACTGACGGCGTGACCTTTACCAACGTCTCCGGTGCCACAGCCGCGACGCTCCCGCTCACGGTCACGGCGGCGACCTCCGGTTACTACCGGGTGATCGCGACGAACCTCGTCGGCAGCGTCACCAGCTCGGTCGTCTATCTCGGCGCGGCCACCACGCAGTCGATCACCTTCGCTCCTGGCAATAACGCGACCGGCATCAGCATCGACCAGCAACTGCGGCTGAGCTTCCCAAGCGCTCCCAAGCTGGGCATCGCAGGCACGCTCACCGTGCGTGATGCCGCGGATAACTCGGTCGTCTCGACGATCAACCTCGCCACCCTCAGCAAAATCACATTCTATGCGGCGACCATTCCCAACCTGGCCGTGCGCAACGTGCAAGGCACGAACTTCAACTACATGCCCATCGCCGTGTATGGCAATGAGGTGTGGATCACCTTGAGCCAACGGCTCGCTTACGGTCGCACCTACTACGTCACCATGGATCCGGCGGTGGTGCTGGATTCCACCAATGCGGCGTTCCCAGGCGTTTCTGATCCCAACACCTGGAGGTTCTCGACCAAAGTCTCCGGCCCCGCCACGCCAACGCCCACGACCGGCCCGACCACGATCACCGTCGGCCTCGACGGCACCGGTGACTTCGCCACGCTGCAAGGTGCCTCCGACTGGATACCGCAAAACAACACGCTGCCCCGCACCATCCGCATCAAGCCGGGCATTTACTTCGATTGCACCACCTTCGCTCAGAACCGCCATTTCGTGACGATGGTCGGCGATGGCGCGACCCGCCACGACGTGCAGCTCGTGTTTCCCTACGCCGCGTTTTCCAGCAACAACTTCCCCGCAGGCACACTGCGCGTGGAAAGCTCCGACGTGACCGTCCGCGACCTCACCGTCGATAACATCATCTACACTGCCTACACGCCCACCGGCACCTCGGCCTATGGATCGAATGCATTCACTGGACCCATCAACACCGTCGCCACCACAGGCTCACGAATCGTCTTTGACAATGTCTTGATCAAGGGTGGCCAGGACACCCTCTACACCGTCATGGGCATCACTTACTTCTACGGCTGCGAAGTCTGGGGTTCGGTGGACTTCATTTACGGCGCGGCACTCTCCGTGTTCGACAACTCCGACATCGTCGAGATCCGCAACACTGGCGGCCCCATCGGCGCACCAAACACCTCCATCGCCCAGCCGCACGGCCTCGTGTTCCTGAACTGCCGCTTCCCGCGCGCCCTCGTCGCCAACGGCTACCCTTACGACGTGAACGCCAACTCCACGACCTTCGAACGCCCGTGGGGCAACGACGGCACGACGGCCGTCATCAACTGCGCCCTCGGCACCCACATCAGCACGAAGGGCTGGGGCGAATGGAGTGGCCGCGAAAACACCTGCCGCGCCCGCGAATACGGCTCCACCCTCATCGGCGGAGGCACCGCGGCCACCGTGGCGCAGCGCCAGACTGCCGGAGCCTATTGGCTCAACACCATCGACCCCGACTACACCAGCCCGGCGATGTCGCCCACGGATGCGTTGCTGGTCCATCCCACAGGCTCCGCCAATCGCGTTCCCGTCACAGTTAACCCGGCTGACTACACGCTCGCGGCGATTTTCGGAAACGCCTACTACAACCTGAATGGCTGGCTGCCCTCAGTGCCAACGCGCATCACCACGCAGCCCATCTCGCAGACTGTCAATCGTAGCCAGAGCGTCACCTTCAGCGTCAGCGCCACCTCTCCCTTCCCACTCAGCTACCAGTGGTATCGCGACAACGAGGCGATCAGTGGTGCCACCGGCAGCAGCTTTACCCTTCCCAGCGCCGCAGTTACAGATTGGGGTAGTTACAGCGTCGTCATCGCCAGTTCTGCGGGCACCGTCACGAGTAGCAGCGCCACACTCATCATCAATGACCCCGTCGCGCTTTGGGCCGACGCCAACGGCCTCAATCCCGCCACCACCGGCCTCTCCACCGCCGATCCCGACAGCGACGGCCTCACCAACTTGCTCGAGTTTGCCTTCGGCATGAATCCCAGCTCCAGCAGCATCGGCACCTTCGCCATCAGCGGCAATACCCTCACGCAAACCGGCCTGCCCAGCGTGAACATGGGCACCACCATCACCGCCCGCTTCATCCGCCGAAAGACCCACGCCACCGACGGCCTCATCTACACCCCACAGTTCAGCGCCAACCTCACCACCTGGGAAAACAGTGCCACCACCCCCACCGTCATCGCCAGCGACACCACCCATGATGTCGTGGAATTACCCTTCCCGCCCCCATCGAAGGCCAGCCAGCACGCTTCTTCCGCATCGCCATCACCCAGACCCCGTGAACGCAAAGCCACAGGGGCCCCACAACTACGCCGAGCGCATCCGCGAGCGGTTGCCAAGACGTTTGCAGGACCTGAGGTAGAGCATGTATGCCCTGTGGTGAAAGTGCGGCGTGTCGCGAGACACCATCAGCCGCATCGAAGGCGGTGA
- a CDS encoding glycoside hydrolase family 99-like domain-containing protein encodes MKHALASLASLLLSSAAVGDERPIVGAIRWDGWYGDGSVVKAVEASLGQPKYHFRLPWFARVVSEGKVSINGDAQSIMEQEIEYAAQAGLNYWAFLDYLDQMPGMSIGLKRYLAAKDKKGLRYCLIEEGARLDGAGSKAWSTLVEHFRHPDYQTVLNGRPLLCLFGKTAKLGKAEWDDLKHQTVAAGLKAPYLVLMGWNADKDREELGFDAISEYACAGKGYTTDPVTYAQLTSHHVKENLWSKWKRERTPCITFATTGWDTRPRQERPPPWCSWVMATPDPTPPAQQKPLMDATTATPDELAAHLRDAIAWTQANRDLNPANVIIIYAWNEHDEGGWLQPTLGADGKPNDERIRALGRVLRLAVTPPP; translated from the coding sequence TTGAAACACGCACTCGCCTCGCTCGCATCATTGCTGCTCTCTTCAGCGGCTGTGGGTGACGAACGCCCCATCGTCGGCGCGATCCGCTGGGATGGCTGGTATGGCGATGGCAGCGTGGTGAAAGCCGTGGAGGCATCGTTGGGGCAGCCGAAGTATCATTTTCGCCTGCCGTGGTTCGCTCGCGTGGTTAGCGAGGGCAAGGTGAGCATCAATGGCGATGCGCAGTCCATCATGGAGCAGGAGATCGAGTATGCAGCGCAGGCGGGGCTGAACTACTGGGCCTTTCTGGACTACTTGGACCAAATGCCGGGCATGAGCATCGGCTTGAAACGCTACCTCGCGGCGAAGGACAAGAAGGGCCTGCGCTACTGCCTCATCGAAGAAGGTGCGCGACTCGACGGAGCGGGCTCGAAAGCCTGGAGCACACTCGTGGAGCATTTCCGACATCCCGATTACCAAACCGTGCTCAATGGCCGACCACTGCTGTGTTTGTTTGGGAAGACCGCCAAGCTTGGCAAAGCCGAGTGGGACGATTTGAAGCATCAAACCGTCGCCGCAGGTCTGAAGGCACCCTATCTCGTGCTCATGGGTTGGAATGCAGACAAGGATCGCGAGGAACTCGGCTTCGACGCCATCTCCGAGTATGCCTGCGCGGGCAAAGGCTACACGACGGATCCCGTGACCTATGCGCAGCTTACCTCGCATCATGTGAAGGAGAACCTCTGGTCCAAGTGGAAGCGCGAACGCACCCCATGTATCACCTTTGCCACCACAGGCTGGGACACTCGGCCTCGCCAGGAACGCCCGCCGCCGTGGTGCTCATGGGTCATGGCCACGCCCGATCCCACACCGCCTGCACAACAAAAGCCACTCATGGATGCGACCACCGCCACGCCCGATGAACTCGCCGCGCATCTGCGGGATGCCATCGCGTGGACACAAGCCAATCGCGACCTCAATCCCGCCAACGTCATCATCATCTATGCCTGGAACGAGCACGACGAAGGCGGCTGGCTCCAGCCCACGCTCGGTGCTGATGGTAAACCTAACGATGAGCGCATCCGGGCACTGGGGAGGGTGCTGCGACTGGCAGTCACACCACCGCCATAG